CGGGCTCAACGAGCTGCGGGAGCGCGCCGCCCTGTTCGGCGGTGTACTGACCGCGAAGACGGTCCCCGGCATCGGCTTCTCGCTCACCGTGGTGTTCCCGGCGCTCCGCCACCACAACGGCATCCACGGGGTCGCGCTGCGGCGTTAGGGACTCGGGGGTCAGTCCTCCAGGTGGTCCCGGCCGGGCAGCCAGCTGAGCCCTGGCACGCCCCAGCTGTTCTTGCGCTGCGCCTTCTGCGCCGCCTTGGCGTACGGGTGGCCCAGCCGGTCGACGTAGAGCACGCCGTCGAGGTGGTCGTACTCGTGCTGGAAGATGCGCGCGAGCCAGCCCTCGGCGTGCACCTCGAAAGGCCGCTGGTCGAGGTCGACGGCCTGCAGGATCACGCGGTCGGCGCGGCGCAGTGGGAACCGCTCGCCCGGGAACGAGAGGCACCCCTCCGACTCGGAGTCCTCGTCCACCTGGCCCACCGCGAGCGGGCTCTGCCACAGCACCGGGTTGATCGCGACGCCGCGGTGCAGCACGTCGTCGTCGTCCGTCCAGCCGTAGACGAACAGGCGCAGCGGCACGCCGACCTGGGGGCCCGCGAGACCGACGCCAGGGGCCTCGTCCATCGTCTCGAACATGTCCTCCACGAGCGTGCGCAGCTCGTCGTCGAACGCCGTCACCGCGGCGGCGGGGGAGTGGAGGACGGGGTCACCGGTGATCCGGATGGGAAGGACGGCCATTCCAGAAGACTATCCGGATGATCTTTGGGTAGGGTCGTGGGGTGGGCACGGAACTGATGGACGCGCTGGACCTCTCGTACCAGCCCAGCCAGCTCCTGGGCATCCCCGTCGCGCTCGTCGGCGCGTGCTTCCTGTCCATCGGCGCGCAGCTGCAGCACCACGGCGTCGCCAAGGTCGAGGCCAACACCAGGAACGCCGAGGGAGGCCTCAGCGGCCGCCAGCTCGGCCTCCTGCTCGCCCGCCCCTCCTGGGTCGTCGGCACCCTGCTGCTCGGCCTCGCCATCGTGTTCCAGCTGGTCAGCCTCAAGCTGTCGCCGATCATCCTGGTGCAGCCGCTCGGCGTCGTCGGCCTCGTCATCACGAGCATCCTCAACGCCAAGGTCAGCGGAGTGCGGCTCAACCGGCAATCGGTGTTCGCCGTCAGCCTGTGCGTCAGCGGCGTCGGCGCGTTCGTGCTGATCGCGGCGGTGTTCGCGCGCGACCTGCCGGTCACGAGCCGGGCGCTGGTGGTCATCCTGATCGTCCTGGCAGTCGTGCTGATCGCGTTCGCGCTGCTGTTCTGGTTCCTGCGCCACCGGTTCAAGGCGATCATCTACATCGTGGGCGCCGGCGTGCTGTACGGCTTCGTCGCCACGCTCGCGAAGGTCGTCATCGACCGCGTCTCCAACGCCGAGTGGGACTGGCTGCTCGTGCTCTGCATCGTCGCCCTGCTGGCGGCGGCGGCGCTGGGCGCGTACTTCGTGCAGAACGCGTACTCGTCGGGGCCGCCGGACCTCGTCATCGCGGGCCTCACGGTCATCGACCCGCTGGTCGCCGTCACCATCGGCATCGTCGTGCTCAACGAGGCCGCCGGGGCGCCCTGGTGGGCGATGGTGGGCTTCGCCGTGACGGGCGCCATCGCGATCTACGGCGTCTTCCTGCTCGCGAAGCACCACCCGCAGACCGGTTCCGACGCGCCGGTGGCCGACCGGGTGGCGGACGCCACGCGGGAAAGCACCCTAGACTAGGCCGTTGAATCGGCCGAGCCGAGGGGTTCGGCATGCGAAGACCATCGCCGGTTCCACATCCTGGCCCACGACCGTAGGGATACACCACGTGCCTGATCCGAGCGGAACGAACAGTACCCCGCCCGCCCCGGCTCCGAAACCGCCGCTGACCATCGTCATGGGCTGCGACACCTTCCCGCCGGATGTCAACGGCGCCGCCCGCTTCGCGGAGCGCCTCTCGGCGGGCCTCGTCGAGCGCGGCCACGACGTCCACGTCGTCGCGCCCGCCGCCAGCCGCACGCACGGCACCTGGGTGGAGGAGCACGAGGGCGTCACGATGACGGCGCACCGACTGCGCAGCTGGCGCTGGTACCCGCACGACTGGCTGCGCTTCGCCCTGCCCTGGATGAGCAAGGCGAACGCGCGCCGCATCCTGGACGAGGTCAAGCCGGACGTCGTCCACATCCAGTCGCACATCGTCGTCGGCCGCGGTCTCGCGGCGGAGGCGCAGAAGCGCGGCATCCGGATCGTCGCGACGAACCACGTGATGCCAGAGAACATCGTGGAGTTCAGCCTCCTGCCGAAGTTCCTGCAGAAGACCTTCGTGAAGATCGCGTGGCGCGACGGCCGCAAGAGCTTCGACCGCGCCGAGTCGGTCACGACGCCGACCCGCCGGGCGGCGCAGTTCCTCGAGGGCGCCACCGGCCTCCGGGGCGTGCACGCCGTCTCGTGCGGCATCGACGCGCACAACTACACCCCCGACTTCACGCCGCGCACGGCGAACCGCATCCTGTTCGTCGGCCGCGTCACCGGCGAGAAGCAGCTCGACGTGCTGCTCAACGCCGTCACGCTCCTCCCCGCCTCCCTCGACGCCCGGCTCGAGATCGTCGGCGGCGGCGACCAGCTCAAGAACCTGCAGACCATGGCCGAGACGCTCGGCATCGCCGACCGGGTCACCTTCACCGGCTACGTCTCCGACGAGGAGCTGCGCCAGGCGTACACGCGCGCCACCGTGTTCGCGATGCCGTCGGTCGCCGAGCTGCAGTCGATCGCGACGATGGAGGCGATGGCCTCAGCCCTGCCGGTGGTCGCCGCCGACGCGATGGCGCTGCCGCACCTCGTCCACGACGGCGAGAACGGCCACCTGTTCCGCCCGGGAGACGCGCAGGACCTCGCCGACAAGCTCGAGAGCGTGCTCACCCTGCCCCAGGAGGAGCTGGACACGCTCAAGAACGCCTCCCTGCGCATCGTCGCCTCGCACGACATCCAGCGGACGATCAGCACCTTCGAAAGCCTGTATCGTGGGGAGCCGGTGGCCGACCCGGTGACGGACGCGGCCCCCAGCGTGCCCGCCCCGGAGTGACCGGGCGAACGCATCCGGGGCGGTAGCTCAGCTGGTCAGAGCATCGGACTCATAATCCGCCGGTCACGGGTTCAAGTCCCGTCCGCCCTACTTCTACCTTCGGGCATTCACTCGACCCGCACCAGCGTCGAGTGCCAGCCCGTCGAGCCGTTCGGGGCGATCGGGGCGCGCTTCTCCTCCTGCAGGCGTCCGTCGCGGTCGGTCGCGCGGACCGAGAGGGTGTGCGTGCCGGGGCGGGCCTCCCAGTCGAGCGCCCACTGCACCCAGGTGTCGCGGTTGACGGGGGTCGAGAGGCGCGCCTGCTGCCAGTCGCCGCCGTCGATGCGCACTTCCACCTTCCCGATCCCGACGGTCTGCGCCCAGGCGACCCCGGCGACGGTGGTACGCCCCGCCGCGACGGGCTTGTCGACGCGCGGGGTGTCGATGCGGCTGGAGAGCTTGATCGGCGCCTTCGCGCTGTAGCCGCGTGACGTCCAGTACCCCTGGTCCGCGGCGAATGTCGTGACCGTGAGCTCGCTGAGCCACTTCGTCGCCGAGACGTAGCCGTAGAGCCCGGGAACCACCATCCGCACCGGGAAGCCGTGCTCGAGCGGCAGCGGCTCGCCGTTCATCCCCACGGCGAGGATGGCGTCACGGCCCGCATCGGTGAGCGCCTCCAGCGGCGTGCTCGCGGTGAAGCCGTCCACGCTGCGCGAGAGGACCATATCGGCCGAGCGCCGCGGACGCGCGAGGGCGAGCACGCTGCGCACGGGGACCCCGAGCCAGCGTGCCGTGCCCGTCAGCGAGCCGCCGACCTCGTTCGACACGCAGGTGAGGGTGATCGCGTACTCGTCGACGCCGAGCCGCAGCAGGTCGTCGAAGCCGAGGTCGACCTCCCGCTCCACCAGGCCGCCGACCCGCAGCCGCCAGTTCGCCGGGTCCACGGCCGGGATGCTGAGCGCGGTATCGACCCGGTAGA
The sequence above is a segment of the Leifsonia williamsii genome. Coding sequences within it:
- the def gene encoding peptide deformylase codes for the protein MAVLPIRITGDPVLHSPAAAVTAFDDELRTLVEDMFETMDEAPGVGLAGPQVGVPLRLFVYGWTDDDDVLHRGVAINPVLWQSPLAVGQVDEDSESEGCLSFPGERFPLRRADRVILQAVDLDQRPFEVHAEGWLARIFQHEYDHLDGVLYVDRLGHPYAKAAQKAQRKNSWGVPGLSWLPGRDHLED
- a CDS encoding glycosyltransferase; translated protein: MPDPSGTNSTPPAPAPKPPLTIVMGCDTFPPDVNGAARFAERLSAGLVERGHDVHVVAPAASRTHGTWVEEHEGVTMTAHRLRSWRWYPHDWLRFALPWMSKANARRILDEVKPDVVHIQSHIVVGRGLAAEAQKRGIRIVATNHVMPENIVEFSLLPKFLQKTFVKIAWRDGRKSFDRAESVTTPTRRAAQFLEGATGLRGVHAVSCGIDAHNYTPDFTPRTANRILFVGRVTGEKQLDVLLNAVTLLPASLDARLEIVGGGDQLKNLQTMAETLGIADRVTFTGYVSDEELRQAYTRATVFAMPSVAELQSIATMEAMASALPVVAADAMALPHLVHDGENGHLFRPGDAQDLADKLESVLTLPQEELDTLKNASLRIVASHDIQRTISTFESLYRGEPVADPVTDAAPSVPAPE
- a CDS encoding molybdopterin-dependent oxidoreductase, whose protein sequence is MNTTQKQSGRTGGWATRGWAALAGIVSGGLLLGVAELAAAFIAPAAGPLLAVGSFVIDIVPRWAKELAIQLFGSSDKLFLLGSLGLAAVVVAAVAGLLELRRPLAGRVVFGLLAVTAAAAAATRSGLGLVGAVPALLGGVVAVIAVGLLVGRLRRWRSGAASDAVATVDRRRFLLLTAAGAVLAVAGGVGGRIVSAATSSIASVRKALRLPAPAQRVTVPSGAELEVPGLTPLFTPNADFYRVDTALSIPAVDPANWRLRVGGLVEREVDLGFDDLLRLGVDEYAITLTCVSNEVGGSLTGTARWLGVPVRSVLALARPRRSADMVLSRSVDGFTASTPLEALTDAGRDAILAVGMNGEPLPLEHGFPVRMVVPGLYGYVSATKWLSELTVTTFAADQGYWTSRGYSAKAPIKLSSRIDTPRVDKPVAAGRTTVAGVAWAQTVGIGKVEVRIDGGDWQQARLSTPVNRDTWVQWALDWEARPGTHTLSVRATDRDGRLQEEKRAPIAPNGSTGWHSTLVRVE
- a CDS encoding DMT family transporter, which codes for MGTELMDALDLSYQPSQLLGIPVALVGACFLSIGAQLQHHGVAKVEANTRNAEGGLSGRQLGLLLARPSWVVGTLLLGLAIVFQLVSLKLSPIILVQPLGVVGLVITSILNAKVSGVRLNRQSVFAVSLCVSGVGAFVLIAAVFARDLPVTSRALVVILIVLAVVLIAFALLFWFLRHRFKAIIYIVGAGVLYGFVATLAKVVIDRVSNAEWDWLLVLCIVALLAAAALGAYFVQNAYSSGPPDLVIAGLTVIDPLVAVTIGIVVLNEAAGAPWWAMVGFAVTGAIAIYGVFLLAKHHPQTGSDAPVADRVADATRESTLD